Genomic DNA from Nonomuraea rubra:
GAAGCTGTCGGCCAGGCGGCGGGTGTCCACGAGGACGACCGCGCCGATGGCGCCCCGTACGAGGTCGTCCCACATGAACCAGAACCGGTGCTGCCCGGGGGTGCCGAACAGGTACAGGATCAGGTCACGGTCCAGGGACACGCGGCCGAAGTCCATGGCGACGGTCGTGGTCGACTTCAGCGGTGTCATGCCGAGGTCGTCGATCCCGGCGGAGGCGTCCGTCATGACGGCCTCCGTCGTCAACGGCATGATCTCCGACACCGCACCGACGAACGTCGTCTTGCCCACCCCGAACCCGCCGGCGACGACGATCTTCGTCGACGTGAGGCCGGGGCTAGAGCCTGCGTAGTCCACTGAGCACCCTTTCCAG
This window encodes:
- a CDS encoding GTP-binding protein is translated as MDYAGSSPGLTSTKIVVAGGFGVGKTTFVGAVSEIMPLTTEAVMTDASAGIDDLGMTPLKSTTTVAMDFGRVSLDRDLILYLFGTPGQHRFWFMWDDLVRGAIGAVVLVDTRRLADSFPAIDYFEEAQLPFVVGINGWDGSYPHSDTEVRDALTLSPHIPMVRLDARKKDSVKNVLIQLVEHALTVRMAVPGWSG